Part of the Pseudomonas abietaniphila genome is shown below.
ACTGCCGACGCTAAGCATCAGACACATCAGCAGGACGGATTTGAAGTTCAACAAAACGCAGGTCACTCCTTGGAGTCATGAGGGACGGCGGAATCAAGGCCCACTGAAACTGATCCACATTCGCCCGCCAAGTTCGGCACCAAGGTGAATCCTTCATCTGCGAACAACCACGCCGACCACTGGAATCAGCCCTTTTTCAAAAACCACTTGACCAAGGAGAACGATCGTTCTACCTTGAATGACATGAACGCACCCCTGATCGAAACACGCGAAAAGATTCTCGCGACCGCCGAGCAACTGATCTACCAGAACGGCATTCACGCCACCGGCATGGATCTTCTGGTGAAAACGTCTGGCGTCGCGAGAAAAAGTATCTACCGTTACTTTGCAACCAAAGACGAAGTGGCTGCGGCAGCGCTGAATGCGCGCGACGTACGCTGGATGGCGTGGTTCAGGACGGAGTCGGACAAGGCTGAAACTGCCGATGCGCGGATTCTCAACATGTTTGTCGTGCTCAAAGGCTGGTTCGAGTCCGAGGGATTTCATGGCTGTGCCTTTATCAACACCGCCGGCGAGATTGGCGACCCGAACGATCCGATTCGTTTGATCGCCAAACTGCACAAACAGAAGTTGTTCGACTACACGCTTGAGTTGTGCGAGCAGCTGAATATCGAGCAACCGTCAGCGCTGGCCAAACAGCTGCTGATTCTGATGGAAGGCGCCATCACCATGGCCCGTGTCATGGGGGACTTCAGTGCCGCCAACAGCGCAAAGGATGTTGCGCAGCTGTTGCTGAAACAGGCCTCGCCCTAGAGGCCTGAGTTTCAAGAACGCTTTACCCAACGCCGAACTCATCATTGTCTGGAGGCTTCGCTATGTCATCCAATGCCCAAACTCGCCCGCCACTTCCCCCATTCACCCGCGAATCGGCCATCGAAAAGGTCCGCCTGGCTGAAGATGGCTGGAACAGCCGTGATCCGGAAAAAGTGTCGTTGGCCTACACCCTCGACACCAAATGGCGCAACCGCGCCGAATTCGCCACCAACCGTGAAGAAGCCAAAGACTTTCTGACTCGCAAATGGAAGAAAGAGCTGGATTACCGGTTGATCAAAGAACTGTGGGCCTTCACCGACAACCGCATTGCTGTCCGCTACGCCTACGAATGGCATGACGACTCAGGCAACTGGTATCGCTCGTACGGCAACGAAAACTGGGAATTCAACGAAGACGGTCTGATGGCCAACCGTTTTGCCTGCATCAACGACATGCCAATCAAGGAATCCGAGCGCAAATTCCATTGGCCGCTGGGTCGTCGTCCAGACGATCATCCTGGGCTGTCGGACCTGGGACTGTAATAGGCTTCAGGTACTTGCACCTGAAACGGACAGGATTCAGACCTAACAAAAAGCCCCCGGCAGCTGAGCTGTCCGGGGGCTTTTTATTCGAAGCGTTGTCGCGCTCGATCCGCTGGGTTCAGAACGGGATATCGTCGTCGAAGCTGTCGAAATCAGGTGCTGGCTGTGGCGCCTGTTGCGGAGCTGGACGGGATTCACGCTGAGGCTGAGGAGCAGCCTGCGGACGCGATTGTTGCTGCGGACGCGGGGCGGAGTTCTGATAGCCGCCACCGCCTTGGCCCTGTGGAGCGCCTTCGCCTTGCGGACGGCCACCCAACAGCTGCATGGTCCCCTGCATGTCGACGATGATTTCAGTGGTGTAACGCTTGATACCGTCTTTTTCCCACTCGCGGGTTTGCAGCTTGCCTTCGATGTAGACCTGCGAACCTTTACGCAGGTATTCGCCGGCGATCTCTGCGACCTTGCCGAACATCGAAACGCGGTGCCATTCGGTCTTTTCGACTTTCTGACCGGTTTGCTTGTCGGTCCATTGTTCGCTAGTTGCCAGACTCAGGTTGGTCACGGCATTACCGTTAGGCATGTAGCGAACTTCGGGATCCTGGCCGCATGTGCCGACCAATATGACTTTGTTAACCCCACGGGCCATAACGTTCTCCTAGGCTTCACACGTTTCCGACGCTGGATTGACCACTTCGTCGAAAGACGCCCGATCCAACAGTTCTTTGTCAAATTTGATATAGATGGCAGCCTCATCGGCAACCACTACTGCATCTGTTACTCCACGTACGGCCAACACGCGATCGGCCAGGCCTGTGTCGCGTTGAGCCTCGGGCGACAACGGCAAGCGAAGGCTGGTCACGTACGGAGGTTCGCGCATGGTAACAGCAAACGCGAGCCAAATGGCGGCCAGACCGGCACCGCCGAGGAACACCACGCCCAGTCCACCGTGCTGAAACAGCCAGCCGCCGAGGATGCCGCCAGCGGCAGAACCGAGGAACTGACTGGTGGAATAAATCCCCATCGCCGTGCCTTTGCCACCCGCCGGGGACACCTTGCTGATCAACGAAGGCAGCGAAGCTTCCAGCAGGTTGAACGCGGTAAAAAACACCACCGTGCCAATGACCAGCGCCCGAAGCGTGTCGCCGAACTCCCAAAAGAATAGTTCAGTGAGCATCAGAACCAAGACGGCGCCGAGCAAAACCCGCTTCATCTGACGCTTCTTCTCGCCGTAAATGATGAAAGGAATCATGGCGAAGAACGAAATCAACAGGGCGGTCAGATAGACCCACCAGTGCTGCTCCTTGGGCAAACCGGCTTTCTCGACCAGCGCCAGCGGTAATGCGACGAAACTGGACATCAGCATGGCGTGCAACGCGAAGATACCCAAATCCAGACGCAACAAGTCCGGATGGCGGAGGGTCGCGCCCAGCGCCTGCTTTGCAAGACCAGACTCGCGATGCTGAAGCGTCACCGTCGATTTGGGGACCACGAACGCCACGATCACGATACCGACGAGCGCCATCGCGCCTGTGGCCAGGAACAGTCCCGACAGGCCGAACGCGCTGGTCAGGATCGGACCAACCACCATGGCAATGGCGAACGAGACGCCGATGGTCATGCCGATCATCGCCATCGCTTTGGTACGGTGCTGCTCGCGCGTCAGGTCAGACAACAGCGCCATGACTGCGGCGGAAATTGCGCCAGCCCCTTGCAGGATACGGCCGGCGATCACGCCCCAGATCGAGGTCGACTGGGCAGCCAGAACACTCCCGAGGGCAAACACCACCAACCCCAGATAAATGACCGGACGACGACCGATGCGGTCGGAAATGATCCCGAAGGGGATCTGCAGCACTGCTTGCGTCAGGCCGTATGCGCCAATCGCCAGACCAATGAGTGCCGGGCTCGCGCCAGCCAGGTCCATGCCATAGGTCGCGAGGACCGGCAGAACCATGAACATGCCCAGCATACGGAACGCGAACACCAGGGCCAGACCGCCCGCCGCGCGGGTTTCGCTGCCACTCATGCGCTCGCTGTGAGAATCGTGCATGGAAGAACCTCATGTGAACCGGCGGCGATTCTACCAGTCCCATCGATGTACAGCACATACGACGGTTTGCCGCGCATCGCAGGAATTTTCTTTTTTCCATGCCTGGCAGCGTGCATGTCGATAGTGTGCATCCATCCAGTATTTCGCCGTATACTCCTGTGTTTTGACGCCCGCCGTGCGAGGCCACTTTGGACAAGATCCTGATTCGTGGGGCTCGAACCCACAACCTGAAAAACATCGACCTGACCCTGCCACGCGACAAGCTGATCGTGATTACCGGTCTATCCGGTTCGGGCAAGTCATCGCTGGCTTTCGACACCCTGTATGCCGAAGGCCAGCGTCGCTACGTCGAATCGCTGTCAGCCTATGCGCGTCAGTTCCTTTCAATGATGGAAAAACCCGACGTCGACACGATCGAAGGTCTTTCGCCTG
Proteins encoded:
- a CDS encoding TetR/AcrR family transcriptional regulator, translated to MNAPLIETREKILATAEQLIYQNGIHATGMDLLVKTSGVARKSIYRYFATKDEVAAAALNARDVRWMAWFRTESDKAETADARILNMFVVLKGWFESEGFHGCAFINTAGEIGDPNDPIRLIAKLHKQKLFDYTLELCEQLNIEQPSALAKQLLILMEGAITMARVMGDFSAANSAKDVAQLLLKQASP
- a CDS encoding nuclear transport factor 2 family protein; its protein translation is MSSNAQTRPPLPPFTRESAIEKVRLAEDGWNSRDPEKVSLAYTLDTKWRNRAEFATNREEAKDFLTRKWKKELDYRLIKELWAFTDNRIAVRYAYEWHDDSGNWYRSYGNENWEFNEDGLMANRFACINDMPIKESERKFHWPLGRRPDDHPGLSDLGL
- a CDS encoding single-stranded DNA-binding protein — protein: MARGVNKVILVGTCGQDPEVRYMPNGNAVTNLSLATSEQWTDKQTGQKVEKTEWHRVSMFGKVAEIAGEYLRKGSQVYIEGKLQTREWEKDGIKRYTTEIIVDMQGTMQLLGGRPQGEGAPQGQGGGGYQNSAPRPQQQSRPQAAPQPQRESRPAPQQAPQPAPDFDSFDDDIPF
- a CDS encoding MFS transporter, whose protein sequence is MHDSHSERMSGSETRAAGGLALVFAFRMLGMFMVLPVLATYGMDLAGASPALIGLAIGAYGLTQAVLQIPFGIISDRIGRRPVIYLGLVVFALGSVLAAQSTSIWGVIAGRILQGAGAISAAVMALLSDLTREQHRTKAMAMIGMTIGVSFAIAMVVGPILTSAFGLSGLFLATGAMALVGIVIVAFVVPKSTVTLQHRESGLAKQALGATLRHPDLLRLDLGIFALHAMLMSSFVALPLALVEKAGLPKEQHWWVYLTALLISFFAMIPFIIYGEKKRQMKRVLLGAVLVLMLTELFFWEFGDTLRALVIGTVVFFTAFNLLEASLPSLISKVSPAGGKGTAMGIYSTSQFLGSAAGGILGGWLFQHGGLGVVFLGGAGLAAIWLAFAVTMREPPYVTSLRLPLSPEAQRDTGLADRVLAVRGVTDAVVVADEAAIYIKFDKELLDRASFDEVVNPASETCEA